A window of Polyangiaceae bacterium genomic DNA:
TTGCGTGGGTGACGATGATGAACGGCGACGTTGGCGGGCACGGATCGATTACAACGCCGCGCTCGTTCACAGGGTGCAGGGACAAACGGTGGACGCGATTGCGTCTGTCGAGCGTGCAATTGCCATTGCGCGAGAGGTGAACCTCATGGAGGAGGTGCCGCCGATGTATGCATTGCTTTCGTTTTTGCATCGGCGGCAGTTGCGGCCCGATGAAGCGTTACGTACGGCGCGACGTAGCATCGCCGGTTGTCGCGCGCTGCCTCGGGATCTGCCTCAGCGAGGAGAGCTCCTGGCGCATCTATTGTTGGGCGTCGCGACCGCGTATTATTCGAAGCGACGATGGTTTGCTGCGGAACGATGTTATCGTCAAGCTGCTCGTTCCGTGTCTGAATCGACTCACCCGCACCTTGCGGGAGTTGGGTGGAATGGTGTTGCGGGGCACTATTGGGTCGAGGCGAGGTGGCGGCGGCACGTGATGTCATGGCGCATTCCTTGCGCTTGAAAGAGCGGGCGGGCGATCAACATCAAATTGCCGTGGCTCATTCGAATATGGCGGAGGTCGAGCGTCGGCTGAATCGGCCGCGGGAAGCGTTGGAGCACGCGAGGCGTGCCGTGGAGATTGGTGAAAAAGCGGGCGCGCACTCGGACCTGGCGGACATGTACAAGAACATGGCGGAGGCGTCGCTCGCATTGGGGGATATCGAAGCGGCGCTCGCCTCGGGACAGCGCGCAGTAACGCTCGCGGAAAGTACGGGGCGCGTGTATTTGGCGGACGCGCTTGCGACGCTGGAACGCGCGATGGCGCGCGCGCACGAAACGGATGCGCAGCGATGGAGCGATGCGATTGAGGCTGCGCGAGGAGCGATTGCAAAACATCGCGGAGGTGCGTCGTGAATGAGCGTGGACGCGCAGCGGGGATGAAGGGATTCGTCATGATGTGGCAACGCGTATTTCGTCAATGGTTCGTGCTGATGTTGGTGCTCGTGTGCGTGACGAGTTGCGAGCTCGAGCGAAATGGCATGAGCACGGCGTTGCCCGAGGTGAAATGCGAGGCGGGGGAATGGAGAAATGACAGTGGGAACTGTCAACCCGCTGGATTGCCTCTGGACATGAAATGCTCGCCAGGCGAATTGTTGCTCGACGATGGAAGATGTCAGCCCGCGGGTTTGCCGCTGGACATGAAATGCCAGCCGGGCGAGTTGGAGCTGGCCGATGGCAGGTGTCAGCCCGCGGGCGTGCCGCCGGAGATGTGCGGGGAGGGTTTCGAGCCGGATGGGAAGATGGGATGCAATGCGATTCTGCCGGCGGAAGCATGTCCGTTTGGATTGATGGCGGTGCCGGGGGAAACGGAGTGCCGGGAGGTGGCGCCGTGCGGCGAGGGGAAGTGGGGCGACATACCGGTGGATGAAACGACGCAATTCGTGGATGGCGCGTACGCCGGGAATGATAGCGATGGAACGAAGGAAAGGCCGTGGAAGACGATTCAGGAGGGGATTGATGCGGCCGATCCGGGGGCGGTCGTGGCGGTGGCGGAGGGGACGTATTACGAGAATCTGCTCATCAAGGATAGGTCCGTCCAGTTGTGGGGAGTTTGTCCGAAGAAGGTAACCGTGACCGGAACGGGAAACGCCGCCTCGATCATCATTGACAATTCGGATTCAGCTCAGGTCAACAATGTCGCGATCACGGGACAGTCGACGGGAATCGATATACGCGAAACGGATGACGTCGTGATCCGCGGAGTGTGGATTCATGACACACACCGAGAAGGACTCCATGTGCCTCCCAAATTGCCCAAGCCGGCATCCATCCAATTGAGCAGGTCCCTCATCGAGAAAGTGCACGGCACCGGTCTGCTCACCTTCGGGGCGC
This region includes:
- a CDS encoding tetratricopeptide repeat protein, which gives rise to MAHSLRLKERAGDQHQIAVAHSNMAEVERRLNRPREALEHARRAVEIGEKAGAHSDLADMYKNMAEASLALGDIEAALASGQRAVTLAESTGRVYLADALATLERAMARAHETDAQRWSDAIEAARGAIAKHRGGAS